A genomic segment from Torulaspora delbrueckii CBS 1146 chromosome 3, complete genome encodes:
- the TDEL0C06280 gene encoding uncharacterized protein (similar to Saccharomyces cerevisiae YCR043C; ancestral locus Anc_1.74), translating to MIPPPIDAVLLHEHAYQDTGDLSYVLNLETFTDDGGYKPILKYGLGFFNYDLALTSEVYDRSWIEMFRFHLYENFAFYFLIFLALFLLWALVMVAQLNHAGQMVFGKNKKFEKEDDLEYHHIKV from the coding sequence ATGATTCCACCTCCAATCGATGCAGTGTTATTGCACGAACACGCATACCAGGACACCGGGGACCTGAGTTATGTGCTTAATTTGGAGACTTTTACGGATGATGGAGGATACAAACCCATCCTGAAATATGGGCTGGGGTTCTTCAATTATGATTTGGCCCTAACGAGTGAAGTCTACGACAGGTCGTGGATTGAAATGTTCCGTTTCCATCTCTATGAGAATTTTGCATTTTATTTTCTAATATTCCTAGCACTGTTCTTATTATGGGCACTTGTCATGGTTGCACAGCTGAATCATGCAGGCCAAATGGTTTTTGGTAAGAATAAGAAGTTCgagaaagaggatgatttggaaTATCACCATATCAAAGTTTAA
- the BOR1 gene encoding Bor1p (similar to Saccharomyces cerevisiae BOR1 (YNL275W); ancestral locus Anc_1.73) encodes MNTTPLESRKEPIDGVYEGRRRRRIPKPGAGIWLDLQEKVPCYWQDWRDSWDYRVIPSVLNTYFNNLLPALAFAQDMFDKTHNAYGVNEVLLSTGLAGVVFGVLAGQPLCIVGVTGPIAIFNYTVYELIGPLNTNYFGFMFWVCIWSMILHLIMAFSNTVALLQYVTAFPCDIFGLFINVVYIEKGIQILTRQFHTNEGEEDLTAGFGSVTVALCMTLFGLVFKNITRTPLLTHRLRIFIADYSTPLSVLFWSAFTHFGGYLDDVHFQKVPISKSFYPTDKVNRNASTWLAYQKIPVKDVFIALPFGIILTLLFYFDHNVSSLMAQRFEYKLKKNASFHYDFALLGITTGVSGVLGIPAPNGLIPQAPLHTESLLVHDENGKVARCVEQRFTNTVQGLMAIGTMTRPLLVCLGQIPQAVLSGLFFIMGIEGLLHNEIIARILCLFTETKKRDPQSILNHVSRKKLVIFLCFSLAGFVGEFAITNTIAAIGFPLVLLLTVIIRMVFPKIFTKEELNVLDHNATEEFTVKNTFARQSLWFKQIKQFRSKLVGSINISISLHYHAGLPSRIK; translated from the coding sequence ATGAATACAACTCCGTTGGAATCAAGAAAGGAGCCTATTGATGGGGTGTATGAAGGTCGAAGGCGACGGAGGATTCCAAAGCCTGGTGCTGGAATCTGGCTAGACTTACAAGAGAAAGTGCCCTGCTATTGGCAGGATTGGAGAGATTCATGGGATTATCGAGTGATACCGTCTGTTTTGAATACCTATTTCAACAATCTACTACCTGCTTTGGCTTTTGCACAAGATATGTTCGATAAAACCCATAATGCTTATGGAGTAAATGAAGTTTTACTCTCTACAGGTCTGGCTGGTGTCGTCTTTGGGGTACTGGCAGGGCAGCCATTATGTATTGTTGGTGTAACCGGACCTATCGCTATCTTCAATTACACGGTTTATGAGCTTATTGGGCCCCTGAATACTAATTATTTTGGATTTATGTTTTGGGTTTGTATATGGTCTATGATATTACATTTGATCATGGCCTTTAGCAATACAGTTGCTCTATTGCAGTATGTGACGGCGTTTCCTTGTGACATCTTTGGGTTGTTCATTAATGTTGTCTATATTGAGAAGGGGATCCAAATCCTTACGAGACAATTCCACACCAATGAAGGCGAGGAGGATCTTACAGCTGGATTTGGCAGTGTAACAGTGGCGCTTTGTATGACCCTCTTTGGTCTAGTGTTCAAGAATATAACTCGAACTCCGCTATTAACTCATAGATTGCGGATATTTATTGCAGACTATTCAACCCCATTATCAGTATTGTTTTGGTCCGCTTTTACTCATTTTGGAGGCTATCTAGATGATGTTCATTTCCAAAAGGTTCCAATCTCGAAATCTTTCTACCCAACTGACAAAGTTAATAGAAATGCTTCAACGTGGCTGGCCTACCAAAAAATACCTGTGAAAGACGTTTTCATTGCTCTTCCATTTGGAATCATCTTAACtcttttattttattttgaCCACaatgtttcttctctgATGGCACAGAGATTCGAGTACAAACTCAAAAAGAATGCATCATTTCATTACGATTTTGCACTTTTAGGCATAACTACAGGAGTAAGCGGAGTGTTGGGGATCCCAGCACCAAACGGGTTGATTCCACAAGCTCCATTGCATACAGAGTCTTTGTTAGTTCACGATGAAAATGGTAAGGTTGCCAGATGCGTGGAACAAAGGTTTACCAACACTGTCCAAGGTTTGATGGCCATTGGTACAATGACCCGTCCACTTCTGGTATGTTTGGGTCAAATCCCACAGGCAGTATTATCGGGATTATTTTTCATAATGGGTATCGAAGGTTTGCTGCACAATGAAATCATCGCCAGGATACTTTGCCTGTTCACAGAAACTAAGAAAAGGGACCCTCAATCTATCCTAAACCACgtttcaagaaagaaactcGTGATATTTTTGTGCTTTAGTCTTGCCGGATTCGTCGGTGAGTTTGCCATTACAAACACCATAGCAGCTATTGGATTCCCACTGGTTCTGTTACTAACGGTCATTATACGGATGGTGTTCCCCAAGATAttcaccaaagaagagctgaATGTATTGGATCATAACGCTACGGAGGAGTTTACCGTTAAAAATACTTTTGCTAGACAATCTCTGTGGTTTAAGCAGATCAAGCAGTTTAGAAGCAAGCTAGTCGGCAGCATTAATATTAGCATTTCATTACATTACCACGCAGGATTACCAAGCAGGATAAAATGA
- the PER1 gene encoding Per1p (similar to Saccharomyces cerevisiae PER1 (YCR044C); ancestral locus Anc_1.72), producing the protein MRTQLIVPWLLASVAIASPGDNLDKFQDCKYACEFEKSCPGSQIGYIDPSTNEFSDYRFDDRPLLLSTFFAWDCISDCDYQCQQIVTQLRIQNEEEIYQFHGKWPFLRLLTTQELFSTLFSIGNFIAHYHGYQQLTETIHRLENRGDRRRILLLRNYTYVAMAGMLAWTASTIFHWRDLLITEILDYFFAGGTVLTAFHAIFSRMTRLDKHPQMAKLFSWSVVLIFALHLLRLYIDWSYTYNMRFNIFFGVLQYLLLILLAYQNYNTLRSTQSHKRAGPYEKRQTLVFNLCIVPVLLVGSTAMAMSFELFDFFSYKWQIDSHALWHMCTIWPSWVLYGFFLKDFNFTTRENLE; encoded by the coding sequence ATGAGAACCCAATTGATTGTGCCATGGCTCCTGGCTTCTGTGGCGATTGCTTCCCCAGGGGATAATTTGGACAAATTTCAGGATTGTAAATATGCATGtgagtttgaaaaatcttgtcCTGGCTCACAGATCGGGTATATCGACCCTTCAACTAACGAGTTTAGTGACTACAGATTTGATGACCGTCCTTTGCTGCTTTCAACATTTTTCGCTTGGGATTGTATCTCGGACTGTGATTATCAGTGCCAGCAGATCGTTACGCAGCTGAGAATACAGAACGAGGAGgaaatttatcaatttcatgGGAAATGGCCATTCTTGAGACTACTCACTACCCAGGAGTTGTTTTCCACGCTGTTTAGCATTGGAAATTTTATCGCACATTATCATGGCTACCAGCAATTGACCGAAACGATACACAGGCTAGAGAATAGAGGCgatagaagaagaatactgTTGTTGCGAAACTACACATATGTGGCAATGGCTGGGATGTTAGCATGGACCGCTAGcacaatttttcactggCGAGACCTGTTGATCACCGAGATCCTCGATTACTTCTTTGCAGGAGGCACTGTCCTGACAGCATTCCATGCTATCTTCTCTAGAATGACAAGACTCGACAAACATCCTCAGATGGCGAAGTTATTCTCCTGGTCCGTTGTCCTAATATTTGCCCTTCATCTGCTACGACTCTACATAGACTGGTCCTACACATACAACATGAGGTTCAACATATTCTTCGGTGTGCTGCAGTATCTGCTGCTGATTCTACTAGCATACCAAAATTACAATACTCTACGGTCAACACAGAGCCACAAACGTGCAGGACCCTACGAAAAGCGTCAAACACTCGTCTTCAACCTCTGCATAGTACCCGTATTATTAGTCGGATCCACGGCGATGGCTATGTCTTTCGAGCTATTCGACTTCTTCAGCTACAAATGGCAAATCGATTCTCATGCCTTATGGCACATGTGCACTATCTGGCCGTCCTGGGTCCTATACGGTTTTTTCCTCAAGGACTTCAACTTCACTACAAGGGAGAACTTGGAGTGA
- the SPC25 gene encoding kinetochore-associated Ndc80 complex subunit SPC25 (similar to Saccharomyces cerevisiae SPC25 (YER018C); ancestral locus Anc_1.71), with translation MQQTIGQFTEFRSRLDEFERRIHETLNERMSTVLESVQRYRDEVEELQSRQRVISERFSRLQNEQEALEIERDTFRKDADDTKNRLEGFQQRKHQLESQRTAILEESTELDLMLEKKEQEIRKQKERMMKQRQRDNPELKLYERLLGMQIDASQPGTLHFEFRQFDDQDMARLCDITLDVSSEDFTILQSTPELDDEEIKRQLLDTLNKHGDITSFLVKSRQLLISRALRHQ, from the coding sequence ATGCAGCAGACCATTGGTCAATTCACAGAGTTCCGATCGCGTTTGGACGAGTTTGAGCGCAGGATCCATGAGACGTTGAACGAACGGATGAGTACAGTGCTGGAATCTGTCCAAAGGTATagagatgaagttgaagaactaCAGAGTCGACAAAGGGTAATATCAGAGAGATTCAGCAGGCTACAAAACGAGCAAGAGGCTCTGGAGATCGAGAGGGACACATTTAGAAAAGATGCCGACGATACTAAAAACAGATTGGAAGGTTTCCAACAGAGGAAGCACCAATTGGAGTCACAAAGGACAGCCATATTAGAGGAATCCACCGAGCTGGACCTAATGCTGgaaaagaaagagcaagagaTCAGAAAACAGAAGGAAAGAATGATGAAGCAACGGCAGCGTGATAATCCAGAGCTGAAACTTTACGAAAGGCTTCTAGGAATGCAAATTGATGCTTCTCAACCAGGGACCCTTCATTTCGAGTTCCGCCAGTTTGACGACCAGGATATGGCCCGCCTGTGTGATATAACGCTGGATGTTTCGAGCGAAGACTTCACCATCCTGCAATCGACTCCGGAActtgatgacgaggaaATCAAGAGACAGCTACTGGATACATTGAACAAGCATGGCGATATAACCTCGTTTCTGGTCAAATCTAGGCAGTTGCTCATCTCACGTGCACTACGTCACCAATGA
- the ISC1 gene encoding inositol phosphosphingolipid phospholipase (similar to Saccharomyces cerevisiae ISC1 (YER019W); ancestral locus Anc_1.70), translating to MSQNNLERADDEVRKEAPSIKFLTFNTWGLKWVSKYRKQRLRAIADELAGKSCSVPLPGIESSGADDRYDVVALQEIWCKEDWDYIAATCAEAFPYQRIFYSGILAGPGLAILSRIPIESTFLYRFPINGRPSAVHRGDWYVGKSVAITLLQPVDKMTHPVAIMNSHMHAPYALTGDAAYACHRSCQAWDFSKLANLYKKAGYAVIISGDLNSRPGSLPHKFLTMETGLVDSWEQLSGKQDLQVVARLNPLEQIKYGCTTCDSLLNTWRASRKPDEACRLDYALIDPERLQTTQAGVRFTNRLPNVGSFSDHFAYTCTLKLLPKKEPVTVDIASDSKDSRDLLLQRYANYDEMIQCLASYSVVAARQKFLRGVHFYFSILLLIGALVVTTFTANLAGWSSIFWVLFAVVVSITGTIDGMISFLFGRKETRALKEVEEEVLCAQRYMRTLLKEKTK from the coding sequence ATGAGCCAGAATAATTTGGAAAGGGCTGATGATGAGGTCAGGAAAGAAGCGCCTAGTATAAAGTTTCTTACGTTCAATACTTGGGGGCTAAAGTGGGTGTCGAAATACAGAAAGCAGAGATTGCGAGCTATCGCAGATGAGCTGGCTGGCAAATCATGCTCCGTTCCACTACCTGGTATTGAGTCTTCTGGAGCAGATGATCGGTACGATGTTGTAGCTTTACAGGAGATTTGGtgcaaagaagattgggATTACATAGCGGCAACGTGCGCTGAAGCTTTCCCTTACCAAAGAATATTTTACTCTGGGATTCTTGCTGGACCTGGACTGGCCATATTGTCAAGAATCCCTATCGAATCGACGTTTCTATACCGTTTTCCAATTAATGGTAGACCCAGTGCCGTACACCGGGGTGATTGGTATGTGGGCAAGTCTGTAGCCATCACTCTGCTACAACCGGTGGATAAGATGACCCATCCCGTGGCCATAATGAACAGCCATATGCATGCTCCGTATGCGTTGACCGGAGATGCAGCATATGCCTGTCACAGGTCTTGTCAGGCATGGGATTTCAGTAAATTGGCAAACCTATACAAGAAGGCAGGCTATGCAGTAATCATCTCAGGAGATTTAAATTCAAGGCCCGGATCGTTGCCTCACAAATTTCTTACAATGGAAACGGGACTGGTTGATTCGTGGGAGCAACTTAGCGGTAAGCAGGATCTACAAGTAGTCGCAAGGTTGAATCCTCTAGAACAGATCAAATACGGTTGTACCACTTGCGATTCGTTGCTTAATACATGGAGGGCATCTCGTAAACCCGACGAGGCTTGCAGACTTGACTATGCTCTAATTGATCCTGAGAGACTGCAAACGACACAGGCAGGGGTCAGATTTACCAATAGATTACCTAATGTTGGCAGTTTTTCCGACCATTTTGCCTACACTTGCactttgaaacttttaccaaagaaagaacCTGTCACCGTCGACATTGCCAGTGATAGCAAGGATTCCAGAGACCTCTTATTGCAGCGGTATGCCAATTACGACGAGATGATTCAGTGTTTAGCAAGCTATTCAGTCGTCGCCGCAAGGCAAAAATTTCTTCGTGGAGTCCATTTTTACTTCTCAATCCTACTACTTATCGGTGCTTTGGTAGTGACCACTTTCACTGCCAATTTGGCCGGCTGGTCATCTATCTTCTGGGTACTTTTCGCAGTGGTAGTCTCTATAACCGGAACGATTGACGGCATGATCTCCTTCCTgtttggaagaaaagagacCAGAGCTCTCAAGGAGGTAGAGGAAGAGGTTCTCTGTGCCCAAAGATACATGAGGACCTTGCTAAAGGAGAAGACGAAGTAG